CCTGGCAGATGAGGGCGCAGGACTCctcagcagcatcctgcagtgGAAGGGGAGAgtgtgggtgggtgggtgtcATTAGGTGGGCAAGAGCCAGTGGGCAGCCAcagaacacagaatcacagaatcctttggttggaaaagaccttagagatcatcgagtccaccTGCACCTGTCCACTAATAAACCATTCcagagcacctcatctgcctggctttaaaacccctccagggacagtgacttcaccacctccctgcgctgcctctgccagtgcctgagaacacCATCggtgaaggaatatttcctgatatctaatctaaacctcccctggcacaactcgaggccatttcctctcatcctatccgTTATCATTTGGGATCAgaccccagcacccaccccaccacaacctcctctctgGGAGCCGCACAGAGCGATGAGGtcgcccctcagcctcctcttctccagactaaacagctccaggtcccccagctgctccgagaacccctgggctccagccccttccccagctccgttcccttctccagacacgctccaACCCTGTCTTTCctggagtgaggagcccaaCACTGAaaccaggatttgaggtgtggcctcatcagcgCTGAGTGCAGGGGgtgatccctgccctgctcctgctggccaccccacCGCTGAGCCATGCTGTTGGTCACCTcgcccacctgggccactgctgggttggctgttgaccagcacccccagattCTTTTCCACCAGGCGATTGCCATTAGGTGTCCATGTGCTACTGGGTGGCCATGTGTCGGGGCCGCTCACCCTGTTGGGCACGGCGAGGATGATGAGGTTGGAGTAGGCGTCAGGgcaggggtcctgggggtccagGGGGTTGCTGCCGGCGTGCCGTCGCTCCCAGCTGCCGAAACCAGTGCCACGTTCCCAGCTGCCGCCGGCAGTGCCCgcctgcctcctctcccaacTGCCGCCGCAGGGCTGCCGCCGCTCCCAGCTGCCCGAGGGCCGCCCGCGCTGCCGCCGCTCCCAGCTGCCGCCCCGACGCCGCTCCAGGCTGCCGCCCTGGTGGCCCTCCTGCCCGCCCCGAGCTGCGCGCCAGTCCAGGCTGCAGATGGTGTGCCGACGCTCCATCGGGCCCCCGAGGCGCCCGCCCTCTGGCCAGGAGCCCCCTGGCCTCTTCTCGGCGGGGAAGGCCTTGGGCAGGCCGGCCGGGGCTGCCTCGGGGTGTGCGCCCGCGGGGACAGGGTCCACTCCCAGGCCTGGTGCAGCGATAGGAGGCTGGGCAGCAGGCGGGGGGCTGCGCTGCCCACCTCACCCGgcccccagcccctgcccctgTGCCATGCCCCACCGCCGGCAGGGtgaggagagatggggagacCCATGGGGTGGGGATGgttgggctggggaaggggactTAGGGGCAGGGAAAGTGGGGCTGGGCTGCGGTAGGGTAGGAGCATGGGCTGTGGGGCAGTGGCTGTGGGactgcagtggggcaggagcGGGGGGATTAGAGGCAACAGGGCAGGGGACTGGGGACCTCTCTCTGTGCGGGCTGGAGCTCAGCCTGGCGCAGCGTCCTCTCCAGGGAGCTTGTGTGTGCCTGGCAGCTGAGCCCAGCTTTGCTGATCAAAGGGCCCCATGCCCCTCGGGGGCTCCACGTGTggggaggacagggacagggggTCACTTCCagccccctctcctcctgccattAAAAGCATTGGAGCTGGGAATGCAGCTGGGATCTGTCTGAGGGGCAGCGAGGAGCCTGGGGATGAGGAGCTCTGCAGAGCGGGGATGATGGGGAGCCTGCGGCAATGCACTCTCCAGCCTCCAGCCCCCTGCTAAGCCCCTCTCTGAGCCAGGGGGGCAACGTGAGCTTTTGTGCTCAGCCCatgctgctgccccagctggAGTTGGCACCCCCTAACATCCCTCAACCTCTGCCCTCCATGCCCCGGGGACACTGGGTTCTTGGGGCCTGCTGTGCCACAGCTGGTGCCCCTGGCCAGACACTCGCACCAGTTTTGAGGATGAGGAGGTGCAGGGCATCATCGCGTAGATATGATGCTGCGGCGATCTCGTGGGTGGGGATGCGCAGGATCAGCTCCTCATTGTCGCGCCAGGTGAGCAGGAGGCAGCGTGCGGAAAGGCTGAGGATGCTGTCCTGCTCCGGCGTTGTCTGCAGCGgcagctccttcagctgctgcagggacagagagcaTGGCAGGGCCGTGGGGCACCCAGCAGCGTGAGGCAGCTCTGGGAGGCACCTGGGGGTGGACACCCCTCTTACCCTGGCTGTGTcaagcagctgcagcacctcaTCCCggctggaggggttcagggaCGCTGTCACCCACGTCAAGTGGCCTAAAAACTGGGGGGACAAAACCCAGAGCAGCTTgaaggggctggggctgtgtAATGCTCCCCACCCCATGGCCCAGAGCCTCCTCCAGGGCATTTCCACAGGCAGGTTGCACCTCGCTGGGGTGCAGAGACACCCTGAAGCGGGGGgatcctccctgcccttccAGCCCACCCTCCCTGAGTGTTTGTCTGGGCAGGAAGGACCCTCCTGGCTGCTGCGGATGGTGGCTCTCAGTGTGAGGTGGTGGCCAcatcctcccccccccccccggcactgTGAGCAGGCATCCGTGGGGACCCCTAAACCCCCTTACCTTCACCTCCTTCTCCACATAGTCGTGCAGCAGGATCTGGGGGTCGATCAGGTAGTCAGGGGGGTAGAGGGGCACCGAGTGCAGCGGCCGCCTGTAAACGCTGCTGCGGAGCGCCGGCCGCCGAGCCGCCTTGGGGAAAACCAGTCTCTTGATGGGTGACACGAAGCCCTGGCAGGGAGAGCGGGCACAGGGACGTGTCAGCACTGGGCACCCAACCCTGGCACCCACGCATGGGGTCTGCAGTCACCCCTCTGCTCGCTGACCCTGAATTTGCACCATTGGGGTCATTCAGGTGGCAGGGGGTGCAGGACCCCTCATTCAGGTGTCCCCACGAGTCTCACCAGCTCCCAAAAAcccaccacctccagccccacGCACCTTCTTCCCCTTCTTGGCCTCGCAGTCCATGGCGGGGCCGCGGTTCtgcctcccagcacagctgccccCACCGCCCCGCTCGGCGCCGCTGCGTTTTCCTGTGTCGGAAACTCCACCAGGATGGCCAGGATGTGAGTTCCTGCCCCTCCTGGGGCTTGCTGGGACTGGGCTGGCCTGAgggggactgggactgggattgGGACTGGGACAGGGACTGAGATTGGGACTGGGGCTGGGACAGGGACTGAGattgggactgggatggggacagggattgGGACTGGGGCTGCTGATGACACTTGTCCTGGACTGGGCTCCAGGCAAAGGCAGGGGCTGCTGTAGGCTGGGACAAGCCTGGAgcagggtctgggggtgcccacaggctgcagggcagccccagcccctgctgTGAGTCCCTCTGGGTGTGGGTCGGTTCTGCTGCCTCGTGACCTCACACGAGCCCTGTCCTCATTGGGGCAGCGCTGGCTGTGTTGCCCCCTTCCTGCTGAGCCCACGAGGAGCCCTGCCACGGAGAATGGTGCTGGCAGGAGCACCCAGCACCCATGTCCATGGCCTCCTGTGGGCCCAGGGATCGGCTGGGCACTGGTGCCTCCGGCAGCGAGGAGGTTGGCCGGGCAGTGGCTATGTCCGGTGGCCTCATGCTGCATCCTGCCCGTGCACCCCTTCCCTGCCGGCCGCACTGAGGGGCCGGCACTGCCCAGGGCCACCAGCGCCGCTGCAGCCCATCCTGCTCCGTGTCCTGAGCGCCTGAGATGGAGGGGCAGcgtcctgtgctgctgcagggcctGGGGCACAAGGCAGAGGTGCCGGCAAGGATGGGTTCCTGCAGGCAGGGCTTATTGAAATGAATTTAATATCTCATGTcgcagcaaaattaaaaatatacaaaaagtTTGTGGTATACAAAAAGTCTTGGTACAGACCCCGGCCTCCCACTCGCCCACACCGAGGGTCCCAGAGAAGAGGGTGGCACACAGAGTATTTACAGTACGTGACAGCGGCTGCCAGGTCCCAGTGCGGGGGGCCAGAGAGACCCACCGGGAGCCAACGGGTCCAGCACAAAACTCTTCCTGCTCCCTGAAGCCAGGATGACCCCACTGGGACCCCCGGGGACTGGGACCCCCACTGCCCCAGTGGGGGCTCGAACACCCCCCAAGCTGC
Above is a genomic segment from Cuculus canorus isolate bCucCan1 chromosome 16, bCucCan1.pri, whole genome shotgun sequence containing:
- the CCM2L gene encoding cerebral cavernous malformations 2 protein-like — protein: MDCEAKKGKKGFVSPIKRLVFPKAARRPALRSSVYRRPLHSVPLYPPDYLIDPQILLHDYVEKEVKFLGHLTWVTASLNPSSRDEVLQLLDTARQLKELPLQTTPEQDSILSLSARCLLLTWRDNEELILRIPTHEIAAASYLRDDALHLLILKTGLGVDPVPAGAHPEAAPAGLPKAFPAEKRPGGSWPEGGRLGGPMERRHTICSLDWRAARGGQEGHQGGSLERRRGGSWERRQRGRPSGSWERRQPCGGSWERRQAGTAGGSWERGTGFGSWERRHAGSNPLDPQDPCPDAYSNLIILAVPNRDAAEESCALICQVFQIIYGDQSIECVDRAGYHYTSTPTRPWLSSRSESCRTGYDADFSCCSSFDGSHDTFEAYYSGASSPSFHQSHHSLATACSGSDQSGTGLEQLQDYMVTLRNKLSPQEIQQFALLLREYRLGMPVREYCGELLRLYGDRRKFLLLGMRPFIPDQDIGYFETFLESIGIREGGILTDSFGRIKRSMSNTSASAVRSYDSWSLRSESESFNRMITDITHDIEALARDEEEEEEEEDNYL